The Oryzias latipes chromosome 4, ASM223467v1 genome includes a window with the following:
- the LOC101172570 gene encoding claudin-34 has protein sequence MFHLTHTAHWQFLGLLTGVVAWILTMATAGLNEWRLWYVSDTSIINSGVAWVGIWRACFYSHVLSSTETCQSIRFSDGFVPAEIPAAQVLMILAAIFGLAGNISAAVAMRRAYFSVEEPGNIRAVFVLAGALYLLTATTSMVPLMWNMSSVLRNDTIEFPPDFYLPAAPVKQSVGAAIGVGIIGSVMMLLSGVLFLCYRYAWQAPEKATDPLHGPWTMTTLSQSPGSSRAVSEGTDNPAFITEEADEAL, from the coding sequence ATGTTTCACCTCACACACACGGCTCACTGGCAGTTTCTGGGCCTGCTCACCGGGGTGGTGGCATGGATCctcaccatggcaacagccGGCCTGAACGAGTGGCGGCTCTGGTACGTGTCCGACACCTCCATCATCAACTCGGGTGTGGCCTGGGTGGGCATCTGGAGGGCGTGTTTCTACAGCCACGTCCTCTCCAGCACCGAGACCTGTCAGAGCATCCGCTTCTCCGACGGCTTCGTTCCCGCCGAGATCCCCGCGGCTCAGGTCCTCATGATCCTGGCTGCCATCTTCGGCCTGGCGGGGAACATAAGTGCTGCCGTGGCCATGAGGCGGGCCTACTTCTCTGTGGAGGAACCAGGCAACATCCGAGCCGTCTTTGTCCTAGCGGGGGCCTTGTATCTGCTCACAGCAACCACGTCCATGGTGCCACTGATGTGGAACATGAGCTCCGTGCTCAGAAACGACACCATAGAGTTCCCCCCTGACTTCTACCTCCCCGCTGCTCCCGTCAAGCAGAGCGTGGGTGCAGCCATCGGCGTGGGCATCATCGGCTCCGTCATGATGCTTTTAAGCGGGGTGCTGTTCCTCTGCTACCGGTATGCGTGGCAGGCCCCTGAGAAAGCCACAGACCCCCTTCATGGACCCTGGACGATGACCACACTCTCCCAAAGTCCGGGGTCATCAAGGGCGGTCAGCGAGGGCACAGACAATCCTGCTTTCATCACCGAAGAGGCCGATGAAGCCCTGTGA
- the LOC101172805 gene encoding putative claudin-24: MQAGGERQLSRGACALELLGMLVYIGAWLCALATTISPQWLTMSTSLLPVESYELGLWETCVVQDIGSLECRTYDSLLGLSTDIKMARILMCTTLCVGLLGILVAIPGLNFFSSCEELGASRTKRTLTITGGVLGMISGVMCLIPVSYMAHLAVVHFFDDKVPDVVPRWEFGDALFCGWVAGFLLVVAGLLMVTSCSFSHGERQPAPPQRYQMMSAGEAAGKRSEYV, translated from the coding sequence ATGCAGGCCGGAGGAGAGCGACAGCTGAGCAGAGGCGCCTGCGCCTTGGAGCTGCTGGGGATGCTGGTCTACATCGGAGCCTGGCTTTGTGCTCTGGCCACCACCATCTCGCCGCAGTGGCTGACCATGTCCACCTCCCTGCTGCCGGTGGAGAGCTACGAGCTCGGCCTGTGGGAGACCTGCGTGGTCCAGGACATCGGAAGCTTGGAGTGCCGAACTTATGACAGCCTGCTGGGGCTCTCCACTGACATCAAGATGGCCCGCATCCTCATGTGCACCACCCTTTGTGTGGGCCTCCTGGGAATTCTGGTGGCCATACCTGGACTCAACTTCTTCAGCAGCTGTGAGGAACTGGGCGCCTCACGAACCAAGAGGACTCTCACCATCACCGGGGGAGTGCTAGGAATGATCTCCGGGGTGATGTGTCTCATCCCTGTCTCCTACATGGCCCATCTAGCCGTCGTCCATTTCTTTGACGATAAAGTGCCTGACGTTGTTCCTCGGTGGGAGTTTGGAGACGCCTTGTTCTGTGGCTGGGTGGCAGGGTTCCTCCTCGTGGTGGCCGGGCTGCTCATGGTCACCTCCTGCTCGTTCTCCCATGGGGAGCGGCAGCCGGCGCCGCCACAGAGATACCAGATGATGAGCGCCGGGGAGGCAGCCGGGAAGCGCTCAGAGTACGTTTAG